One window from the genome of Crassostrea angulata isolate pt1a10 chromosome 2, ASM2561291v2, whole genome shotgun sequence encodes:
- the LOC128172327 gene encoding uncharacterized protein LOC128172327, whose translation MPSISKSSSVPSEKQHHICCHTSDSRVVSKTRGRGIPPPKMTEMLPRRKNVVAAFCGNKQLCRKGIHLRAKEKEVTCPRHEDCTATIPLDTTIGDEKRWAAECINELHSIGRPLIISHFTSDRDSAAASGASGKQGHVIENHKDLHHFFDTQRQNDNKGVELTFSFIDIVN comes from the exons ATGCCCAGCATATCAAAGTCCTCTTCAGTGCCATCAGAAAAACAGCATCATATATGCTGCCACACAAGTGACTCCAGGGTTGTTTCTAAGACCCGAGGGCGGGGAATTCCCCCACCTAAAATGAC agaaatgttaccaagaagaaaaaatgttgtGGCAGCGTTTTGTGGCAATAAACAGCTGTGCAGGAAAGGCATTCATCTTAGAGCCAAGGAAAAGGAAGTTACCTGCCCAAGACATGAAGACTGCACTGCAACAATTCCTCTAGACACCACCATTGGAGACGAAAAGAGATGGGCTGCGGAATGCATTAATGAGCTTCATAGTATTGGTCGTCCACTTATCATTTCCCATTTCACCAGTGATAGAGACAGTGCTGCTGCTTCTGGTGCATCTGGAAAGCAAGGGCATGTAATTGAAAACCACAAAGACCTGCATCACTTCTTTGACACTCAAAGACAGAACGAcaacaaaggcgtcgagctaacattttcttttattgatATCGTTAATTAG